The Prevotella herbatica genome contains the following window.
GTTGATGAAAAATCAAGTTGATGTTATCAATGGTATGAGTGAGGAATCAGGAGTCGCACATTATTTGAACTCATCACTAAATAAAGCATCTATACAACAGGTTATGGATGATGTAAAAAGTGGTGTTACGAAGTTGCTTTATGTAGCCCCGGAATCTCTTAACAAGGAAGAAAATGTTGAGTTTCTTAAATCAGTGAAGATATCATTTTATGCTATTGATGAGGCGCATTGTATTTCTGAGTGGGGACACGATTTCCGCCCAGAGTACAGAAATATCAGACCGACAATAGGTAAGATAGGTAATGCTCCCGTAATAGCGCTTACTGCAACTGCAACAGACAAAGTACGTACCGATATAAAGAAAAACCTTGGCATCTCTGATGCAAAGGAATTCAAAAGTTCTTTTAATAGAGCTAATCTATATTATGAGGTGCGTCCTAAAACACAGGATATTGATAAACAAATTATCAAATTTATCAAACAGCATGAAGGTAAGAGTGGTATCATATATTGTCTTTCTCGAAAAAAGGTTGAAGAACTTTCTGAAGTGCTCAAGACAAATGAAATAAAGGCATCTCCATATCATGCAGGACTTGACAGTTCAACACGCTCACAAACTCAGGATGATTTCCTGATGGAACGTATTGATGTAATTGTCGCTACAATAGCTTTTGGTATGGGCATAGATAAGCCAGATGTGCGCTTCGTAATACATTATGATATACCAAAAAGTCTTGAGGGATATTATCAGGAAACAGGTCGTGCAGGCCGTGATGGAGGGGAAGGTATATGTATAGCTTTCTATGCACAGAAAGACCTTAAAAAATTAGAGAAATTCATGGAGGGTAAACCTGTTGCCGAACAGGATATAGGTAGACAATTACTTCAGGAAACAGCTGCTTATGCGGAATCTTCTGTTTGCCGTCGCAAAATGTTACTTCATTATTTTGGCGAGGAGTATAATAAGGAAAATTGCCACAATTGCGATAATTGTCTTCACCCGAAAGATAAAATAGAAGCCAGTAAGGATTTGTTAGTGGTGTTGAAGTCAATCCTAGCAATAAAAGAAAACTTCCGTCAGGAATATATTATAGATTTTGTCAAAGGACGCGGAACAGATGATATCGTGTCTCATCATCATGATCAATTAGAAGAGTTCGGCTCAGGTGAAGACGAAAATCCAAAATTATGGAATCCTGTCATCCGTCAGGCACTTATAGCAGGCTATCTTAAAAAAGATGTTGAAAACTACGGATTATTAAAGGTTACTGCAGCCGGTAGACGCTTTATAAAAAATCCTGAGAAATTCTTTATTGTAATGGATAATGAATTTAAGGATGATTATGAGGAAGAAAGCGGAGAATCTGTAGCAGCGGCACTTGATCCGGAACTGTTTATAATGTTAAAGAACCTTCGTAAGAGTATGGCTCAGAAACTTAATATTCCAGGGTATGTTATTTTTCAGGACCAGTCTTTGGAGCAAATGGCTACAATGTACCCTATTACGAATGAAGAACTGCAACAGATTCAAGGAGTCGGAGCTGGTAAGGCAAAACGATATGGTAAAGAATTCCTTCAATTGATTAAGCGTCATTGTGACGATAACGGTATTGAGCGTGCAGAGGAACTTCGTGTGCGTACTGTTGCGAAGAAAAGTGTAACGAAAGTAAAGATAATACAGAGCATAGACCGCCAGGTTGCACTAGATGATCTTGCTGATGCCTTAGGTATGGAGCTTCCAGAACTCCTAGATGAAATTGAGGCAATAGTATATAGTGGAACTAAAATAAATATTGATTATTTCATTGAAGATGTTATAGACGATGATCATATAGACGATATCTATGATTATTTCAATGAGAGTGAAACCGATAATCTAGAGGATGCGATAGAAGAGTTGGGCGAAGATTATTCAGAAGATGAAATTCGTCTTGTAAGGATTAAATTTTTATCTGAAATGGCAAACTAAACTGACGTTAAATAGCATTAATTCAATAATAAAATGGTGAACGTATAGTACCCATGTGGAAAATTATTACTATATTTGCACGCAATAAATTTTTAAAGTTACAATATGTCATCATTTGTTGCAGATAAAATTGTAATGGACGGCCTTACTTTTGACGACGTCCTTCTAATCCCTGCTTACTCAGAGGTACTACCTAAAGAGGTAGAGTTAAAAACCAAGTTCACACGTAACATCAGTTTGAATGTTCCATTTGTGACCGCAGCTATGGATACTGTTACCGAAGCTTCAATGGCAATAGCTATTGCTCGTGAAGGAGGTATAGGTGTTATTCATAAGAACATGACAATTGAAGACCAAGCACGTCAGGTCGCAATTGTCAAGCGTGCCGAGAATGGAATGATTTATGCTCCTGTCACGATTCGTCGTGGTAGTACAGTGAAAGATGCACTTGATATGATGCATGATTATCATATTGGAGGTATTCCAGTTGTTGATGAAGATAATCATCTTGTTGGCATCGTTACAAATCGTGATTTGCGTTTTGAGCGTCACATGGATAAGTTGATTGATGACGTTATGACAAAAGAAAATCTTGTAACAACACATTTGCAGACTGACCTTGTTGCTGCTGCACAGATATTACAAGAGCATAAAATAGAAAAACTTCCTGTTGTAGACAACGAGAATCATCTTGTTGGTCTTATCACATATAAAGATATTACTAAGGCAAAGGATAAGCCAATGGCTTGTAAGGACGAAAAGGGACGTCTTCGTGTAGCAGCTGGTGTTGGTGTTACTGTTGATACTATGGATCGTGCCAAAGCTTTGGTTGAAGCAGGTGTAGATGCTATTGTTGTTGACACTGCTCATGGACATTCAAAGGGCGTTGTCGAAAAACTAAAGCAGGTTAAGGCTGCTTTCCCTAACGTAGATGTTGTCGTTGGTAATGTTGCAACTGGTGCAGCAGCCAAATATCTTGTTGATAATGGTGCTGATGCAGTTAAGGTTGGCATCGGTCCTGGTTCGATTTGTACAACACGTGTTGTTGCTGGTGTTGGTGTACCACAGCTTAGTGCTGTGTATGACGTTTGTTCAGCACTAAAGGGAACTGGTGTT
Protein-coding sequences here:
- the recQ gene encoding DNA helicase RecQ; its protein translation is MTKEVNLTQQLKHYFGFDKFKGDQEAIINNLLDGNDTFVLMPTGGGKSLCYQLPSLIMEGTAIVISPLIALMKNQVDVINGMSEESGVAHYLNSSLNKASIQQVMDDVKSGVTKLLYVAPESLNKEENVEFLKSVKISFYAIDEAHCISEWGHDFRPEYRNIRPTIGKIGNAPVIALTATATDKVRTDIKKNLGISDAKEFKSSFNRANLYYEVRPKTQDIDKQIIKFIKQHEGKSGIIYCLSRKKVEELSEVLKTNEIKASPYHAGLDSSTRSQTQDDFLMERIDVIVATIAFGMGIDKPDVRFVIHYDIPKSLEGYYQETGRAGRDGGEGICIAFYAQKDLKKLEKFMEGKPVAEQDIGRQLLQETAAYAESSVCRRKMLLHYFGEEYNKENCHNCDNCLHPKDKIEASKDLLVVLKSILAIKENFRQEYIIDFVKGRGTDDIVSHHHDQLEEFGSGEDENPKLWNPVIRQALIAGYLKKDVENYGLLKVTAAGRRFIKNPEKFFIVMDNEFKDDYEEESGESVAAALDPELFIMLKNLRKSMAQKLNIPGYVIFQDQSLEQMATMYPITNEELQQIQGVGAGKAKRYGKEFLQLIKRHCDDNGIERAEELRVRTVAKKSVTKVKIIQSIDRQVALDDLADALGMELPELLDEIEAIVYSGTKINIDYFIEDVIDDDHIDDIYDYFNESETDNLEDAIEELGEDYSEDEIRLVRIKFLSEMAN
- the guaB gene encoding IMP dehydrogenase; translated protein: MSSFVADKIVMDGLTFDDVLLIPAYSEVLPKEVELKTKFTRNISLNVPFVTAAMDTVTEASMAIAIAREGGIGVIHKNMTIEDQARQVAIVKRAENGMIYAPVTIRRGSTVKDALDMMHDYHIGGIPVVDEDNHLVGIVTNRDLRFERHMDKLIDDVMTKENLVTTHLQTDLVAAAQILQEHKIEKLPVVDNENHLVGLITYKDITKAKDKPMACKDEKGRLRVAAGVGVTVDTMDRAKALVEAGVDAIVVDTAHGHSKGVVEKLKQVKAAFPNVDVVVGNVATGAAAKYLVDNGADAVKVGIGPGSICTTRVVAGVGVPQLSAVYDVCSALKGTGVPLIADGGLRYSGDIVKALAAGGSCVMIGSLVAGTEESPGETIIFNGRKFKSYRGMGSLEAMEQKNGSRDRYFQNDIKEANKLVPEGIAGRVPYKGTVQEVIYQLMGGLRSGMGYCGANSIDTLHNAKFARITNAGVLESHPHDITITSEAPNYSRPE